In Oreochromis aureus strain Israel breed Guangdong linkage group 15, ZZ_aureus, whole genome shotgun sequence, a single genomic region encodes these proteins:
- the fmn1 gene encoding formin encodes MEQPEAILEIFRNLSGGETEDMMQEDISGDLKKNGDVDFTDALEHSSDFLSYVLLPHAGEKTSNSLGNSSLREKGNDSDITEEERSHYKVTEQQSVAVNTEKGLEKQSFTTNHDQNNLSDEHKVNGCSKEGCHISQNPLDEWALNETLQTNCQHISIDCMDTDGDCVVSISDTQDTENSNENAQREHCQEDSDTITSTSDMDFDPQQCGNTGPLKSKHVVITVTRTGPAVEELEQIMDKAEEEETRDANSETPSSPHHPPSRKDNLPEMTIKSATNNPPPGSTFSRATFSPSSPTDKQIQVPALFSSLRVLRKGIVGPEHDTMAHIKPSPAGGRGADFTEKQKDTKVPGSLLDQISHFLSREKRGDEKDEKEVLEAAGDQNETGVNGSEDSQEEEKKEPETNKNTEVSESCELTKPSMSSAEAAFDAFKAFFTPKPLKKDPGDKVVLEALRKKIRNDKDVLKTLFERSSSKTPEKDPPDDKSESPGEGEDRTPGRLQAVWPPLKEEKVGLKYTEAEHQAALLQLKRECKEELEKLKGDYDQELSRLRFEKDENVARLEFSLAELQAKLSQVGTHCQGELKDMAVSTADHIVDKSFRTVCIQTDRETFVKTAQDEEGSGRTCTCSQQQKVAPKKLDLAFIEGTLSSSSSLVTPCSSEQPPAPSQTASPAKSDVFPSPPPPPPPPPLPPPCSSSPVNHMQPSNDPPLPPPPPPPPTQGLSLPPPPPPPALGLVVEKPPRKPAVEPSRPMKPLYWNRIQIQDNNNSTLWNILEEPNLTDASKFEDLFAKTTMQTKRKPLSETYEKKAKPKKIIKLLDGKRSYAVGILISSLHLEMKDIQQAVLTVDHSVVDLETIEALYENRAQPEELERIRKHYETSEEEDVKLLDKPEQFLYELSQIPDFAGRACCVIFQSAFIDGITSIQRKLNTVSHVCKALLESDSVRKVMGLVLALGNHMNGGSRIRGQADGFGLEILPKLKDVKSRDNRISLVDYVVSYYLHNVDKNAGTEKSMFPLPEPQDVFLAAQVKFDDLNRDLRHLGRDLTRCEKDVQKVCSDSPEEYLQPFKDKMEAFVLSARKEHTEASYQMMTVQKSFEDLILYFGLKPKTGETEVTTGYFFMLWFEFCADFKTRWKRENKNISKERLKEAQQSVKRITGEKKVETRKINPSSLKERLRQKEASISST; translated from the exons ATGGAGCAGCCCGAAGCCATCCTGGAAATTTTTAGGAACCTCTCTGGGGGAGAAACTGAAGACATGATGCAGGAAGATATCAGTGGTGATCTGAAGAAAAATGGGGATGTGGACTTTACAGATGCTCTCGAGCATTCTAGTGATTTTTTGTCATATGTTTTATTGCCTCATGCAGGGGAAAAGACCTCTAACTCACTGGGAAATTCAAGCTTGAGGGAAAAAGGAAATGACTCAGACATaacagaggaggagaggagtcATTATAAAGTAACCGAGCAGCAAAGCGTGGCTGTAAATACTGAAAAAGGCCTCGAGAAACAGAGCTTTACAACAAATCATGACCAGAATAACCTGTCAGATGAACACAAAGTTAATGGCTGCAGCAAAGAGGGTTGTCACATATCACAGAATCCACTGGATGAATGGGCCTTAAATGAAACTCTGCAGACAAATTGTCAACACATTTCAATTGACTGCATGGATACTGATGGTGATTGTGTTGTATCCATCAGTGACACGCAGGATACTGAAAACAGCAATGAAAATGCTCAAAGGGAACACTGCCAGGAAGATTCTGATACAATTACTTCCACTTCAGACATGGATTTTGATCCACAGCAATGTGGAAACACTGGGCCATTGAAAAGTAAACATGTAGTGATAACTGTGACTCGAACAGGACCCGCCGTTGAAGAGCTGGAACAGATCATGGATAaagctgaagaggaggagacaaGAGATGCAAATTCAGAGACTCCCAGCTCCCCCCACCATCCTCCCAGCCGAAAGGATAATTTGccagagatgacaataaaatCTGCAACTAATAATCCTCCACCTGGCTCCACCTTCAGCAGAGCCACCTTCTCCCCGAGCTCCCCCACAGACAAGCAGATCCAGGTCCCGGCTCTCTTCAGCAGCCTTAGGGTCCTAAGGAAGGGGATCGTTGGACCAGAGCATGACACCATGGCCCACATTAAGCCATCTCCTGCGGGAGGACGAGGGGCAGATTTCACAGAGAAGCAGAAGGACACCAAAGTTCCAGGGAGCCTCTTGGACCAGATCTCTCATTTTCTGAGTCGGGAAAAGAGAGGAGATGAGAAAGACGAGAAGGAGGTGTTGGAGGCTGCGGGAGACCAGAATGAAACCGGGGTGAATGGAAGTGAAGATAGccaagaggaggagaagaaagaaccagaaacaaataaaaatacagaagttTCAGAATCATGCGAACTTACAAAACCTTCCATGTCCAGTGCAGAGGCAGCTTTTGATGCCTTCAAGGCCTTCTTCACACCAAAGCCTTTAAAAAAGGACCCAGGAGATAAAGTTGTCCTGGAGGCATTGAGGAAGAAGATAAGAAATGATAAAGATGTACTTAAAACACTTTTTGAGAGAAGCTCAAGTAAGACTCCTGAGAAGGACCCACCTGATGACAAA TCAGAGAGCCCAGGAGAAGGAGAGGATCGAACTCCTGGTCGTCTACAGGCTGTGTGGCCACCTCTTAAGGAAGAAAAAGTTGGGCTAAAGTACACAGAAGCAG AGCACCAGGCTGCTCTCCTGCAGCTGAAGAGAGAATGCAAAGAGGAGCTGGAGAAGTTAAAG gggGACTATGATCAGGAACTCTCCAGACTGAGGTTTGAAAAGGATGAAAATGTTGCACGTCTGGAGTTCAGTCTTGCTGAGCTGCAGGCCAAACTCTCCCAGGTTGGGACCCACTGTCAAGGGGAACTTAAAGATATGGCTGTGTCTACAGCAGATCACATTGTGGACAAATCATTTCGCACCGTCTGCATTCAAACCGACCGGGAGACATTTGTCAAAACTGCTCAGGATGAAGAAGGTTCCGGGAGAACCTGTACATGCTCTCAGCAGCAGAAGGTGGCCCCCAAAAAGTTGGACCTTGCTTTCATCGAAGGCACactgtcctcctcctcttcacttGTAACTCCTTGTAGCTCAGAACAACCACCAGCTCCTTCTCAGACAGCATCACCAGCTAAATCAGATGtttttccttctcctcctcctcctccacctccaccaccactaCCTCCACCATGTTCATCTTCACCTGTTAACCACATGCAGCCATCAAATGACCCTCCACTgcccccacctccacctcctccacccacGCAAGGGTTATCGctccctccacctcctcctcctccagcatTGGGTCTTGTAGTTGAAAAACCTCCCAGGAAACCGGCAGTGGAGCCTTCCCGACCCATGAAGCCTCTTTACTGGAACAGAATCCAGATCCAGGACAACAA TAACAGCACATTATGGAATATTCTGGAAGAGCCAAACTTAACTGATGCCAGTAAGTTTGAAGATCTCTTTGCTAAAACCACCATGCAGACAAAGAGGAAACCGCTGTCAGAGACTTATGAGAAAAAAGCAAAGCCTAAGAAG atCATTAAACTGTTGGATGGTAAACGCTCTTACGCTGTGGGCATCCTCATATCAAGCCTCCACCTTGAGATGAAAGATATTCAGCAAG CTGTACTGACAGTGGATCACTCTGTGGTGGACCTGGAGACCATTGAAGCGCTGTATGAAAAT AGAGCACAGCCGGAGGAGCTGGAGAGGATCAGGAAACACTACGAGACGTCAGAAGAAGAGGATGTTAAGCTGCTGGACAAACCTGAGCA GTTCCTGTATGAACTATCTCAGATTCCGGACTTCGCAGGCAGAGCTTGCTGTGTCATCTTCCAGTCAGCCTTCATCGATGGGATCACCTCGATTCAACGCAAGCTCAACACTGTCTCCCATGTCTGTAAG GCTCTGCTGGAGAGCGACAGTGTCAGGAAGGTGATGGGACTGGTGTTGGCTCTTGGGAACCACATGAATGGAGGAAGCAGGATTAGAGGCCAGGCTGACGGCTTTGGCCTGGAAATCCTTCCAAAACTCAAAGATGTAAAGAGCAGG GACAATCGCATCAGCCTGGTGGATTACGTGGTGTCATATTACTTGCACAATGTGGACAAG AATGCAGGAACAGAGAAGAGTATGTTCCCTCTTCCTGAACCGCAGGACGTCTTCCTGGCAGCGCAGGTCAAGTTTGATGACCTCAACAGAGATCTGAGACATCTTGGACGAGATCTGACAA GGTGCGAGAAAGACGTACAGAAGGTTTGCTCTGACTCTCCTGAAGAATACCTGCAGCCATTTAAAGACAAGATGGAGGCTTTCGTGCTCAGTG CACGAAAAGAGCACACTGAAGCTTCTTATCAGATGATGACTGTACAAAAAAG TTTCGAGGACTTGATCCTGTACTTTGGCCTAAAGCCTAAGACGGGAGAGACGGAGGTGACAACTGGCTATTTCTTCATGCTCTGGTTTGAGTTTTGTGCCGACTTCAAGACCAGGTGGAAAAGGGAGAACAAGAATATCTCTAAAGAGAG GTTAAAAGAGGCTCAGCAGTCAGTGAAGAGGATTACCGGAGAGAAGAAGGTGGAGACGAGAAAGATCAACCC